One part of the candidate division WOR-3 bacterium genome encodes these proteins:
- the tsf gene encoding translation elongation factor Ts, with amino-acid sequence MDTEKIRELRERTGAGIVDCKDALMQANGDIEQAVDILRKKGVALAAKKVGRITKEGIIDAYIHPGDRLGVLVEVNCETDFVARNQDFRRFVHDIALQIAASEPLVVSREELTPEIIEREKEIYRSQMQDVKKPPEIIEKIIEGKMEKFYNSVCLLEQPFVKIPEKTVGDYLKEQIAKFGENIVIRRFIRFRLGE; translated from the coding sequence ATGGATACTGAAAAAATCAGGGAGTTAAGGGAAAGGACCGGTGCAGGTATTGTTGATTGTAAAGATGCCTTGATGCAGGCAAATGGAGATATAGAACAAGCAGTTGATATTTTGAGAAAGAAAGGAGTAGCCCTTGCTGCAAAAAAGGTGGGCAGGATTACAAAAGAAGGCATCATTGATGCCTATATCCATCCTGGAGACCGATTGGGGGTTCTTGTTGAGGTAAACTGCGAAACTGATTTTGTGGCTCGCAACCAGGATTTTCGCAGGTTCGTACATGATATTGCATTGCAGATTGCGGCAAGCGAACCATTGGTGGTAAGTCGTGAAGAACTTACACCCGAAATAATTGAAAGGGAAAAAGAAATATATCGGAGTCAGATGCAGGATGTCAAAAAACCCCCTGAAATAATTGAAAAGATTATTGAAGGTAAAATGGAAAAATTTTATAATTCGGTATGTCTTTTAGAACAGCCCTTTGTAAAAATTCCGGAAAAGACTGTTGGTGACTATTTAAAAGAACAGATCGCAAAGTTTGGCGAAAATATTGTAATCAGAAGATTCATCCGTTTTCGCCTCGGTGAGTAG
- the rplM gene encoding 50S ribosomal protein L13: protein MKTKVLKKSEIKRNWHVIDAQGKILGRMATRIARILIGKDKPQYSPHVDCGDYVVVLNADKFKVTGNKLEDKIYYKHSFYLGGLKAINLKLMLEKNPKKVLYHAVSGMLPKNKFRARRLKRLKIYLGTEHPHMAQSPKEIQI, encoded by the coding sequence ATGAAAACAAAGGTTTTAAAGAAATCTGAGATAAAACGAAACTGGCATGTGATTGATGCCCAGGGTAAGATACTTGGAAGAATGGCAACAAGGATTGCCAGAATTCTAATAGGTAAAGATAAACCACAATATTCTCCCCATGTTGATTGTGGGGATTATGTGGTTGTGCTCAACGCTGATAAATTTAAAGTCACGGGCAATAAGCTGGAAGATAAGATTTATTATAAACATTCTTTTTATCTTGGTGGTTTAAAGGCAATTAATCTGAAACTTATGCTTGAAAAGAACCCAAAAAAGGTGCTCTATCATGCGGTCAGCGGCATGCTGCCCAAGAATAAATTCCGCGCACGACGACTAAAAAGATTGAAGATTTATCTTGGGACTGAGCACCCTCATATGGCACAATCACCAAAGGAAATTCAGATATAG
- a CDS encoding radical SAM protein: protein MNFADFQENRDLIINIFVTSKCNARCQECINQTITNNSELQPEELEINIERDLKIIKEILKKNKNLPATMCFYGGEPLLEPHRFVPIIENLQKGKDYSKVKFMIYTNGEFLARFFKDYLEIAKNIWIYAVSIDGDEEQHNRVRIGTDLKRIRKNLKLIKGDYRGNILMWATLREDQSLLKCFEEFIRLYNEGLVNHFFWHWLETQDDFKNFSAYFENYTNDFKTIVGYYIEKLKNGILLPIAHLNELVLYLITEKQRNHTACGAELKTNYDLVGGEILACVDLPFEIGKKLKQNPEEFLLLKESLGCYNCGIHFYCGGRCPIQILYGTKLRTKQYCELLKAHVQIVKERLSEIKKILIDKDIKLQDIYDRSAFIVRYTDVTP from the coding sequence ATGAATTTTGCAGACTTTCAAGAAAACAGAGATTTGATTATTAATATTTTTGTTACGAGCAAATGCAACGCCCGCTGCCAGGAGTGTATCAATCAGACGATTACGAATAATTCAGAACTACAACCAGAAGAATTAGAAATCAATATAGAACGCGATTTAAAAATCATAAAAGAAATACTCAAGAAAAATAAAAACCTGCCGGCAACGATGTGTTTTTATGGCGGAGAACCACTCCTTGAACCCCATCGTTTTGTGCCGATAATTGAAAATTTGCAGAAAGGTAAAGATTATAGCAAAGTTAAATTTATGATTTATACAAATGGAGAATTTCTTGCCAGATTTTTTAAAGACTATTTAGAGATTGCTAAAAATATCTGGATTTACGCGGTGTCAATTGATGGTGACGAAGAACAGCATAACCGGGTAAGGATTGGAACAGACCTCAAACGGATCAGGAAAAACCTTAAATTAATAAAAGGAGATTATCGCGGTAATATTTTAATGTGGGCAACATTACGTGAAGATCAATCATTATTGAAATGTTTTGAAGAATTTATCAGATTATATAATGAAGGGCTTGTTAATCATTTCTTCTGGCACTGGCTTGAAACCCAGGATGATTTTAAAAATTTTTCTGCATATTTTGAAAATTACACAAATGATTTCAAAACAATAGTTGGATATTACATTGAAAAATTAAAGAACGGAATTTTATTACCCATTGCCCATCTTAATGAGTTGGTTTTATATCTAATTACAGAAAAGCAGAGAAATCATACAGCTTGCGGTGCAGAGTTAAAAACGAATTACGACCTCGTCGGTGGAGAGATACTTGCCTGTGTTGATTTACCATTTGAAATTGGTAAAAAATTGAAACAAAATCCAGAGGAATTTCTATTATTGAAAGAATCGCTCGGTTGTTATAATTGCGGTATCCACTTTTATTGTGGAGGGAGGTGTCCAATACAAATTCTATACGGAACAAAATTGAGGACGAAACAATATTGTGAGCTATTAAAAGCCCATGTCCAAATTGTAAAAGAAAGGCTATCAGAGATAAAAAAAATCCTCATTGATAAAGATATTAAACTCCAGGATATTTACGACCGTTCGGCTTTTATCGTGCGTTATACGGATGTTACACCATAA
- a CDS encoding membrane dipeptidase, which translates to MNIPVFDLHCDTPLNIKKKKFKHLKPDYLNHKIFYGAIFAHFIYPKEKEPFDAGVKLVLNTLNYLKSRKEINILYELNRLDTKKTNIILGVEGGHIFDKSFTQFETFYELGVRVFTITWNNSNRFAHSAFDNDKKGLTRMGKEFIKMLKYYDIIIDLSHSSTRTALEVCEISENPVIASHSCIRSLNPFIRNIDDQAIRAIVKRDGVIGMNFSKKHLGTHNVVEHIDYLYKNFGISSVGLGSDFDGITDPILKCPEGYIKIENMLREKGYKENQIEKIFYRNFLGILREI; encoded by the coding sequence ATGAATATACCTGTCTTTGACCTTCATTGTGATACACCATTGAATATAAAAAAGAAAAAATTCAAGCACCTCAAACCTGACTATCTAAATCATAAGATATTTTATGGGGCAATATTTGCCCATTTTATTTATCCAAAAGAGAAAGAGCCATTTGATGCGGGTGTTAAACTTGTGTTGAATACATTGAATTATTTGAAGAGCAGAAAAGAAATAAATATTCTTTACGAATTAAATAGACTTGATACTAAAAAAACAAATATCATATTGGGAGTTGAGGGTGGTCATATATTTGATAAAAGTTTCACACAATTTGAGACCTTTTATGAACTCGGTGTGCGTGTATTTACGATTACCTGGAATAATTCAAATAGATTCGCTCATTCCGCATTTGATAATGATAAAAAGGGATTAACAAGAATGGGTAAGGAATTTATTAAAATGCTTAAGTACTATGACATAATAATAGACCTTTCCCATTCCTCAACCCGAACAGCATTAGAAGTTTGTGAAATCAGTGAAAATCCAGTAATTGCCTCACATTCCTGTATCAGGAGTTTAAATCCATTTATCCGAAACATTGATGACCAGGCAATAAGGGCAATTGTGAAGAGAGACGGCGTTATTGGTATGAACTTTTCTAAGAAACACCTTGGGACTCATAATGTAGTTGAGCATATTGATTATCTTTATAAAAATTTTGGAATTAGTAGCGTGGGGCTGGGTAGTGATTTTGATGGAATCACTGATCCAATTTTGAAATGCCCTGAAGGATATATAAAAATTGAAAATATGCTAAGAGAAAAAGGTTATAAAGAAAACCAAATTGAAAAAATATTTTATAGAAATTTTTTGGGGATTTTAAGAGAAATATAA
- the rpsI gene encoding 30S ribosomal protein S9 — MESIFTGSRKRSVAKIRLFPGKGIIKINGKDPIKYFCRQDLVDLVNLPLITAGVKGAVDIYAKVSGGGVSGQAGAVSLGIAKALVNFNPELRPTLKSAGLLKRDPREKERMKYGLAKRRKRFQFSKR; from the coding sequence ATGGAATCAATCTTCACTGGTTCGCGTAAAAGGAGTGTGGCAAAGATTAGATTATTTCCAGGAAAAGGAATAATAAAAATAAATGGAAAAGATCCCATTAAGTATTTCTGTCGCCAGGACCTTGTTGATCTTGTGAATCTGCCTTTGATTACCGCTGGTGTAAAAGGGGCAGTGGATATTTATGCGAAGGTTTCAGGTGGCGGGGTTTCTGGTCAGGCAGGTGCGGTTAGTTTAGGGATTGCCAAGGCACTCGTTAATTTCAACCCTGAGTTGAGGCCAACATTAAAAAGTGCGGGATTATTGAAAAGAGACCCACGGGAAAAAGAGCGTATGAAATATGGATTGGCAAAGAGACGTAAAAGATTCCAATTCTCCAAACGTTAA
- the frr gene encoding ribosome recycling factor, giving the protein MIDKIKNDARQKMEKSINLLNQEFAKIRTGRATPALLDGVKVEYYDSLLPLNQVASISIPEPRLIVIQPWDKQALSAIEKAIYKADIGLTPNNDGNVIRLSLPPLTAERREELVKLTQKLAEECRVAIRNIRRDANNDLKKSEKEKKISEDDSFKAQESIQKMTDEYIKKIDEILKKKEKEIREV; this is encoded by the coding sequence ATGATAGATAAAATCAAAAACGATGCCCGGCAGAAAATGGAAAAATCAATAAACCTTTTAAATCAGGAATTTGCAAAAATAAGAACCGGAAGGGCTACGCCCGCACTTCTTGACGGCGTAAAGGTTGAGTATTATGATAGCCTTTTGCCATTAAATCAGGTTGCCAGCATCAGCATCCCTGAGCCGAGGTTGATCGTAATCCAGCCCTGGGATAAGCAAGCACTTTCTGCGATTGAGAAGGCAATATACAAAGCTGATATCGGACTTACCCCGAATAATGATGGTAATGTGATTAGACTATCTTTGCCGCCATTGACTGCAGAAAGAAGGGAAGAACTCGTGAAGCTCACACAAAAACTGGCTGAAGAATGCAGGGTTGCGATAAGAAACATACGAAGGGATGCAAATAATGACTTAAAAAAATCGGAAAAGGAAAAAAAGATTTCTGAAGATGACTCATTTAAAGCACAGGAATCAATCCAGAAAATGACCGATGAGTATATAAAAAAAATTGATGAGATACTCAAGAAAAAAGAAAAGGAAATCAGAGAAGTTTAG
- the pyrH gene encoding UMP kinase (Catalyzes the phosphorylation of UMP to UDP) → MSRDKIKYKKILLKISGEILGQNDEVLTPSILNYIAEQILSVYKLGVKTAVVVGGGNIIRGKEISWLNPVEADLCGMVATVINGMALYSILKKTIDNVYLRSSFEVTGFVESFHKIEDQTIYNQGGVIILVGGTGNPLFTTDTAAALRAVEFSSEILIKGTKVDGVYSADPKKNKNAKFYRKLRFQQAIEKNLNVMDITAFRICKDAGIPIYVYNLMKYPLKKILYGEAVGTLVY, encoded by the coding sequence GTGAGTAGAGACAAGATAAAATACAAAAAAATTCTCTTAAAAATCTCCGGTGAAATACTCGGACAGAATGACGAAGTTTTAACACCGAGCATATTAAATTACATTGCCGAGCAGATACTTTCAGTTTATAAACTTGGTGTTAAAACCGCAGTTGTAGTCGGGGGCGGTAATATAATAAGAGGCAAAGAGATTTCCTGGTTAAATCCAGTGGAAGCAGATTTGTGTGGAATGGTTGCTACGGTAATCAACGGTATGGCACTTTATTCAATACTAAAAAAAACCATAGATAATGTTTATTTGCGCAGCAGTTTTGAAGTTACGGGATTTGTAGAGAGTTTTCACAAAATAGAAGACCAAACGATTTATAATCAAGGTGGTGTGATCATTCTGGTAGGGGGAACAGGTAATCCTTTATTTACTACTGATACTGCTGCCGCACTTCGTGCCGTTGAATTTTCTTCAGAAATACTAATAAAAGGAACAAAGGTTGACGGTGTATATTCAGCCGACCCTAAAAAGAATAAAAATGCGAAATTTTATCGTAAGTTGAGATTTCAACAGGCGATCGAAAAAAATCTAAATGTTATGGACATTACGGCATTTAGAATATGCAAAGATGCAGGGATTCCCATTTATGTTTATAATCTTATGAAATATCCTCTCAAAAAAATTCTTTACGGAGAGGCAGTTGGTACCCTTGTTTATTGA
- the rpsB gene encoding 30S ribosomal protein S2, whose protein sequence is MEIVTMQELISTGIHFGHRTKRWNPKMAKYIFGKKNGVHIIDLRQTLENLKKAYEITVRIAEQGKGILYVGTKKQARDVIKEEALRAGAFYITERWLGGLLTNFSTLYTRVQRLRELEQMKEDGRWSMLPKKELVRYEREFTKLSKYFEGIKEMDRLPGLVFIVDIIKDATAVKEAKKVGVPIIAIVDTNTDPTDIDYPIPGNDDSLRAISLVAKVISNAVLEGRKGFETEEKEA, encoded by the coding sequence TTGGAGATAGTTACAATGCAGGAATTGATAAGTACCGGAATACATTTTGGACATAGGACAAAGCGCTGGAATCCAAAAATGGCTAAATATATTTTTGGTAAAAAGAATGGGGTTCATATCATTGATCTACGCCAGACCCTTGAAAATCTTAAAAAGGCTTATGAGATAACGGTTCGTATTGCGGAGCAGGGAAAAGGAATATTATATGTGGGAACAAAAAAGCAGGCACGAGATGTAATAAAAGAAGAGGCATTAAGGGCAGGTGCATTTTATATCACTGAGCGCTGGCTTGGTGGTTTACTTACAAATTTTAGCACATTATATACGAGGGTGCAAAGATTGCGAGAATTAGAACAGATGAAAGAAGACGGACGGTGGTCAATGCTTCCCAAAAAGGAGCTTGTCCGGTATGAACGCGAGTTTACAAAACTTTCAAAGTATTTTGAAGGCATAAAAGAAATGGACAGACTACCAGGACTGGTATTCATCGTTGATATAATAAAAGACGCTACTGCAGTTAAAGAAGCAAAGAAGGTAGGTGTTCCAATAATTGCAATTGTGGACACGAATACAGATCCAACCGATATAGACTATCCGATTCCGGGGAATGATGATTCACTCAGGGCAATTTCCCTTGTTGCAAAGGTCATTTCTAATGCAGTCCTTGAGGGTAGAAAAGGTTTTGAAACTGAAGAAAAGGAGGCATAA
- a CDS encoding metallophosphoesterase gives MQFFFITLIIYNQIASLEQRQFYSFDSPPYLTPSSSPSTSVVINWNTKLPMPSIVAFGTDLLLRDTITIYKFTNFHHIVINNLNPGSEYYYKILPDGEINTFKTFPLFADSFNFIVIGDTRSDSTSHQAVIDRISQYDFEFIIHSGDFVTRGYSTDDWRRFFNIEGKIISKKLFLPAIGNHEKPFWQYDTLFALPGIEDFYSVRFANVCIICLNTEMELAGLQQKWLVKELKFLSTDTTIHWIFVNLHRPPYSSGSHGSDMKVRKTWCPIFEEYGVDIVFCGHDHSYERTKEINGVIYIVCAGGGAPLYNVGKNEWTAYSEKTHHFCLVSVKRKELLLRAIKPDGTVFDSLRLNK, from the coding sequence ATGCAGTTCTTTTTTATAACATTGATAATTTACAATCAGATTGCAAGTCTTGAACAGAGACAATTTTATAGTTTTGATTCTCCACCTTATCTAACACCGAGTTCATCACCATCAACTTCGGTCGTAATCAATTGGAACACAAAATTGCCAATGCCAAGTATTGTTGCCTTTGGGACGGATTTGTTATTAAGGGATACTATCACAATATATAAATTTACAAATTTCCATCATATAGTTATAAATAATCTTAATCCTGGGTCAGAGTATTACTACAAAATTTTGCCGGATGGAGAAATAAATACATTTAAAACCTTCCCCTTGTTTGCAGATTCGTTTAATTTTATCGTAATTGGTGATACAAGAAGTGATTCTACTAGCCACCAGGCAGTGATTGATAGAATTTCACAATATGATTTTGAATTTATTATCCATTCCGGAGATTTCGTTACCAGGGGATATAGCACTGATGATTGGAGGAGATTTTTTAATATAGAAGGTAAAATCATTTCGAAAAAACTATTTTTGCCCGCAATTGGCAATCATGAAAAACCTTTCTGGCAGTATGATACACTCTTTGCCCTGCCCGGAATAGAAGATTTTTACTCGGTGAGATTCGCCAATGTCTGTATTATTTGCCTGAATACCGAAATGGAATTAGCTGGTTTACAACAGAAATGGCTCGTCAAGGAATTGAAATTTCTCTCTACGGATACAACCATTCACTGGATATTTGTGAATTTACACAGACCTCCTTATTCTTCAGGAAGTCATGGTAGTGATATGAAGGTGCGCAAGACTTGGTGTCCCATATTTGAAGAATATGGTGTGGATATCGTATTCTGTGGACATGACCATTCTTATGAGAGAACAAAAGAGATAAACGGAGTTATTTATATAGTCTGTGCAGGCGGTGGTGCACCACTATATAATGTAGGAAAGAATGAGTGGACTGCATATTCAGAAAAAACCCATCACTTTTGCCTGGTTTCTGTTAAAAGAAAGGAATTATTATTAAGGGCAATAAAACCTGATGGAACGGTCTTTGATTCACTGAGGTTAAACAAATGA
- the polA gene encoding DNA polymerase I, which yields MKKFLLLDAHSLIFRAYFAFIKNPLKNSKGQNTSGVFGFLNSLKKIKTKFASDYIVLAFDAPGETFRDKVYKEYKATRPPAPRDIPFQIEKVKEISHYLGIKSFEMPGYEADDILATLAKKLKDYGEVYIVSSDKDLMQLISENIFIYDVFNDVVYDREKVKEKFGVEPERIGEYLALCGDSIDNIPGVPGIGPHRAIEILKKYQNLETAMEKESKLKEHRNLLQLSMKLVELDINTPIQIKIDDLAAKNIEIDNLLKILSELEFHSLIKEFAPKFDAKNFNKKTELPGAVINKNLGIAFSEDKVFLSFSEGEIYTTNLEDGKKIISDTGITKIGFDLKEIYKSIPLTPPLFDVKIASWLIEPNLKNERFEDICLKYLNCYVDSSPEVISNLSLKLYPVLKKKLEEIDELTLYKRIEEPLIIVLAKMEKRGIGIDLNFLKELKKRIEKDVRLLADECYKIAGCVFNINSPKQLAEVLFERLKLTPVKKGKSHFSTDFEVLQQLSAKHELPRKILEYRELAKVANTYIDPLIELAKNGRIHTTFNQTGTATGRLSSSNPNLQNIPIRSYWGNELRKAFIAQDGFLLISADYSQIELRILAHITKDKNLIDAFKSGRDIHNHTASLIFNTPEENVNEHQRRIAKVVNYGLIYGMSDYGLAQELSISREEASQFIQKYYTLYPGVEEWRKSAIKSVEEKGYTETIFGRRRPIPEIYSENFNLKESAKRLAINTPIQGTAADLIKLAMIEVERRLSDAKFASGLVLSIHDELLFEIEQERAEEAKEIIKEVMENIHKFEVPIEVDIGIGKNWKEVH from the coding sequence ATGAAAAAATTTTTACTTCTTGATGCCCATTCTCTGATATTCCGTGCCTATTTTGCATTTATAAAAAATCCACTCAAGAATTCAAAAGGGCAGAATACTTCAGGGGTCTTTGGTTTCCTCAATTCTCTAAAAAAAATAAAGACAAAATTTGCAAGTGATTATATAGTTCTTGCATTTGATGCCCCAGGTGAGACCTTTAGAGATAAGGTTTATAAGGAGTATAAGGCAACCCGGCCACCCGCACCAAGAGATATACCATTTCAGATTGAAAAGGTAAAAGAAATAAGTCATTATCTTGGCATCAAAAGTTTTGAAATGCCCGGTTATGAAGCAGATGATATTCTGGCAACTTTAGCAAAAAAATTGAAAGATTATGGTGAAGTTTATATTGTAAGTTCAGATAAAGACCTTATGCAATTAATTTCAGAAAATATATTTATCTACGATGTCTTTAATGATGTAGTATATGATAGAGAAAAGGTAAAAGAAAAATTTGGTGTTGAACCTGAACGTATCGGTGAATACCTTGCACTTTGTGGTGATTCAATTGATAATATCCCTGGAGTTCCCGGCATTGGTCCACATCGGGCAATAGAGATTTTGAAAAAATATCAGAATCTTGAAACAGCAATGGAAAAAGAGTCAAAATTAAAAGAACATCGCAATCTGCTTCAGTTATCCATGAAACTTGTAGAACTGGATATTAATACTCCAATCCAAATAAAGATCGACGATTTGGCGGCAAAAAATATAGAGATAGATAATCTTTTAAAAATTCTCTCTGAACTTGAATTCCATTCTTTAATAAAAGAATTTGCACCTAAATTTGATGCAAAGAATTTTAATAAAAAAACAGAATTGCCCGGTGCTGTAATAAATAAGAATCTTGGTATCGCATTTAGTGAAGATAAAGTTTTTTTGAGTTTTAGTGAAGGGGAGATATATACTACGAACTTAGAAGATGGGAAAAAGATTATATCTGATACAGGGATAACAAAGATCGGGTTTGATTTAAAAGAAATATATAAATCAATTCCACTGACCCCGCCGCTATTTGATGTGAAGATAGCATCCTGGCTTATAGAGCCGAATCTAAAGAACGAACGATTTGAAGATATCTGTTTAAAATATCTTAATTGTTATGTGGACTCATCGCCCGAGGTCATATCCAACCTTTCATTAAAACTTTATCCTGTTTTAAAGAAAAAACTGGAAGAAATTGATGAATTAACACTCTATAAAAGGATTGAAGAACCCTTAATAATTGTGCTGGCAAAAATGGAAAAGAGGGGCATTGGGATTGATCTCAATTTTTTAAAGGAGCTAAAGAAAAGGATTGAAAAAGATGTTCGCCTCCTTGCAGATGAGTGTTATAAGATTGCTGGATGTGTATTCAATATCAATTCTCCAAAGCAACTTGCGGAAGTTTTATTTGAAAGGTTAAAACTTACCCCGGTTAAAAAAGGAAAATCACATTTTTCTACAGATTTTGAGGTTTTGCAGCAATTGAGTGCGAAGCACGAATTGCCACGCAAAATCCTTGAGTATCGCGAACTGGCAAAGGTTGCAAACACATATATTGACCCTTTAATTGAATTGGCAAAAAACGGTAGAATACACACTACATTCAATCAAACCGGAACTGCTACAGGCAGGCTTTCATCGAGCAATCCAAACCTACAAAATATTCCGATACGAAGTTACTGGGGTAATGAACTGAGGAAGGCATTTATTGCCCAAGATGGGTTTTTGCTTATTTCTGCTGACTATTCCCAGATTGAATTGCGGATTCTTGCCCATATAACCAAGGACAAAAATCTCATTGATGCATTCAAATCAGGTCGTGATATCCATAACCATACTGCATCCTTGATATTTAATACCCCTGAAGAGAATGTCAATGAACATCAAAGACGGATAGCAAAGGTGGTAAATTATGGTTTAATTTATGGAATGAGTGATTATGGGCTTGCCCAGGAATTGAGTATATCCCGTGAAGAAGCAAGTCAATTTATTCAGAAATACTACACACTGTATCCTGGGGTTGAAGAGTGGAGAAAGTCGGCAATAAAGAGTGTTGAAGAAAAAGGTTATACAGAGACAATATTTGGTAGAAGAAGACCTATCCCCGAGATATATTCAGAGAATTTTAATCTTAAGGAATCAGCAAAGAGACTGGCAATAAACACACCGATACAGGGGACTGCTGCGGATTTGATTAAGCTCGCAATGATTGAAGTTGAAAGAAGACTTTCGGATGCAAAGTTCGCAAGCGGACTTGTATTATCAATCCATGATGAACTTTTGTTTGAAATAGAACAGGAGCGTGCTGAGGAGGCAAAAGAGATAATAAAAGAGGTGATGGAAAATATACATAAGTTTGAGGTACCTATTGAGGTTGATATTGGTATAGGGAAAAATTGGAAAGAGGTGCATTGA